One Streptomyces sp. NBC_00554 DNA segment encodes these proteins:
- a CDS encoding peptidase M10, translated as MAFALVAGLSAFAGSAHAGTTECKLPETGELGVEQLPTGSSVITCGAVGRVVVHDGAGVTVPEPGMAVSVDMLTVDGESHGFTLEVAADGKISYLLEGATADSSTAGHDVPEPTTPDPASDVPAEADTVTDSADSSTEAEVADVDAAASPSACSDGAYKTDDRKEYGTYNWYIGDGGLPAGLSKNDAIYVFMDALDNITDSYNNCGYSDSVGAKENYLATTSREASVNKSSQCTGQDGLSVWDAGDIKDTAVATTCSYTWSMPGVKNDLREADVRFNTYDKDFTNKPTSTCANRYFDVRSVGTHEAGHIFGLGHVGAGHENLTMYTDSFRCKTIARTLGKGEILALRSIY; from the coding sequence ATGGCGTTCGCGCTCGTGGCCGGATTGTCGGCCTTCGCCGGCAGCGCGCATGCGGGTACGACCGAGTGCAAGCTTCCCGAGACGGGGGAACTGGGCGTCGAGCAACTGCCCACCGGATCGTCCGTGATCACGTGCGGCGCGGTCGGACGGGTCGTCGTCCACGACGGTGCCGGTGTGACCGTGCCCGAGCCGGGCATGGCCGTGAGCGTCGACATGCTCACCGTGGACGGCGAGTCACACGGATTCACGCTGGAGGTCGCGGCGGACGGCAAGATCTCCTACCTCCTCGAGGGAGCCACCGCGGACTCCTCCACCGCCGGCCACGACGTGCCCGAGCCGACGACACCCGACCCGGCGTCCGACGTCCCGGCGGAGGCGGACACGGTCACCGACTCCGCGGACTCCTCCACCGAGGCCGAGGTGGCCGACGTGGACGCCGCCGCCTCGCCGTCGGCATGCAGCGACGGTGCGTACAAGACGGACGACCGCAAGGAGTACGGCACCTACAACTGGTACATCGGCGACGGCGGTCTGCCCGCCGGGCTGTCCAAGAACGACGCCATATACGTGTTCATGGACGCCCTCGACAACATCACCGACAGCTACAACAACTGCGGCTACAGCGACTCGGTCGGCGCCAAGGAGAACTACCTGGCCACCACCAGCCGGGAGGCGAGCGTCAACAAGAGCAGCCAGTGCACCGGCCAGGACGGCCTCAGCGTGTGGGACGCCGGCGACATCAAGGACACCGCCGTCGCCACGACCTGTTCGTACACTTGGTCGATGCCGGGGGTGAAGAACGATCTGCGTGAGGCCGACGTCCGTTTCAACACGTACGACAAGGACTTCACGAACAAGCCGACCAGCACTTGCGCGAACAGGTACTTCGACGTCCGCTCCGTCGGTACGCACGAGGCCGGACACATCTTCGGACTCGGTCATGTCGGGGCGGGGCACGAGAACCTCACCATGTACACGGATTCGTTCAGGTGCAAGACGATCGCCAGGACCCTCGGCAAGGGCGAGATCCTGGCGCTGCGCAGTATCTACTAG
- a CDS encoding DUF6281 family protein codes for MAAAACTTSSSSDGDGAASCAYRILYQDRTYEDVADVTFKAGGKLGTATHPACDDTGGQDETLPADTMTAYEVDGIPPEMAIAVGDTPADARLVAVYSNKELPPEVQKLVDGS; via the coding sequence GTGGCGGCTGCGGCGTGCACGACGAGCAGCAGCAGTGACGGCGACGGGGCGGCGTCCTGCGCCTACCGGATCCTGTACCAGGACCGGACGTACGAGGACGTCGCGGACGTGACGTTCAAGGCCGGCGGAAAGCTGGGCACCGCCACCCACCCGGCCTGCGACGACACCGGCGGTCAGGACGAGACCCTGCCGGCGGACACGATGACGGCCTACGAAGTGGACGGCATCCCACCCGAGATGGCCATCGCGGTCGGCGACACGCCTGCGGACGCGCGGCTCGTCGCCGTCTACTCGAACAAGGAACTGCCGCCCGAGGTGCAGAAACTGGTCGACGGATCCTGA
- a CDS encoding S8 family serine peptidase: MAHLRSRRRLALAVPVVLSLTASLGFLPGAATAAPLTATAATSADGPVLSYVVNTKADHRTVESVKKAIAKAGGTVVIAYEKIGVIVVHSANPVFGEQIRAARGVQTAGATRTAPLTAAGTTEEGAAQMLSAADAAELSQSAAAGAEPLEADQWDLRAIGADKAAKINPGSRNVTVAVIDTGVDDTHPDLAPNFSASQSANCVGGKPDTTYGAWRPVDADHYHGTHVAGEIAAARNDIGVAGVAPGVKVAGITVAEPDAGQLFFPESVVCAFVFAADHGVEITNNSYYVDPWLYNCLDDPDQRAIVDAVNRAQLYAQKKGTLSVAAAGNSNHDLDSDAILDESSPDDSTPVPRTIDPHECFDIPTQLPGVVTVSSTGVNSTKSYFSTYGYGVIDVAAPGGDRYQIPDTPSQNGRILSTMPNNQYGFLQGTSMASPHAAAVAALLKSKYPKATPAQLQALLKAQADNPGCPTDPYDGNGDGVVDATCVGGKRLNGFYGAGIINALKAVK; encoded by the coding sequence ATGGCTCATCTGCGTTCCAGACGCCGCCTCGCCCTCGCGGTGCCGGTCGTCCTGTCGCTCACCGCCTCGCTCGGTTTCCTGCCGGGTGCCGCCACGGCCGCCCCGCTCACGGCGACCGCCGCGACGAGCGCGGACGGCCCGGTCCTGTCGTACGTGGTGAACACCAAGGCCGACCACCGCACGGTCGAGTCGGTGAAGAAGGCCATCGCCAAGGCCGGCGGCACCGTCGTCATCGCGTACGAGAAGATCGGTGTGATCGTCGTCCATTCGGCCAACCCGGTCTTCGGCGAGCAGATCCGCGCGGCCCGCGGAGTGCAGACGGCGGGTGCGACGCGGACGGCGCCGCTGACCGCCGCGGGGACCACGGAGGAAGGCGCGGCGCAGATGCTGTCGGCCGCGGACGCCGCCGAGCTGTCGCAGAGCGCCGCGGCGGGCGCGGAGCCCCTCGAGGCCGACCAGTGGGACCTGCGTGCGATCGGCGCCGACAAGGCCGCGAAGATCAACCCGGGCAGCAGGAACGTGACGGTCGCCGTGATCGACACCGGCGTCGACGACACCCACCCGGATCTCGCCCCGAACTTCTCCGCCTCGCAGTCCGCGAACTGCGTGGGCGGCAAGCCGGACACGACGTACGGCGCCTGGCGCCCCGTGGACGCCGACCACTACCACGGCACGCATGTCGCGGGTGAGATCGCCGCGGCCCGCAACGACATCGGTGTGGCGGGCGTCGCGCCGGGTGTGAAGGTCGCGGGCATCACGGTGGCCGAGCCGGACGCCGGTCAGCTCTTCTTCCCGGAGAGCGTCGTCTGCGCCTTCGTGTTCGCCGCCGACCACGGCGTCGAGATCACCAACAACAGCTACTACGTGGACCCGTGGCTCTACAACTGCCTGGACGACCCCGACCAGCGGGCGATCGTCGACGCGGTGAACCGGGCCCAGCTGTACGCCCAGAAGAAGGGCACCCTCAGTGTCGCCGCAGCGGGCAACTCCAACCACGACCTCGACTCGGACGCCATCCTCGACGAGTCCAGCCCCGACGACTCGACTCCGGTGCCGCGCACGATAGACCCGCACGAGTGCTTCGACATCCCGACCCAGCTGCCGGGTGTCGTCACGGTGAGTTCGACCGGCGTCAACAGCACCAAGTCGTACTTCTCCACCTACGGCTACGGTGTCATCGACGTCGCGGCGCCGGGCGGCGACCGCTACCAGATCCCGGACACGCCGTCGCAGAACGGCCGCATCCTCTCCACGATGCCGAACAACCAGTACGGCTTCCTGCAGGGCACGTCGATGGCGTCGCCGCACGCCGCGGCCGTGGCCGCGCTGCTGAAGTCCAAGTACCCCAAGGCGACCCCGGCCCAGCTCCAGGCGCTTCTCAAGGCCCAGGCGGACAACCCGGGTTGCCCGACCGACCCGTACGACGGGAACGGCGACGGTGTCGTCGACGCCACCTGCGTGGGCGGCAAGCGCCTGAACGGCTTCTACGGGGCCGGGATCATCAACGCGCTGAAGGCGGTCAAGTAA
- a CDS encoding DUF485 domain-containing protein: MATDAPPPSKTEPHAPSTQEFIEVQESAEFGELRRSHRSFAFPLTIGFIAWYLLYVLLSNYAGDFMGTKLFGNINVALVLGLAQFLTTFLIAWWYSRHAAANLDPKGEAIKSRMEGGE, encoded by the coding sequence GTGGCTACCGACGCACCGCCCCCCTCGAAGACAGAACCCCACGCCCCCTCCACCCAGGAGTTCATCGAGGTGCAGGAGAGCGCCGAGTTCGGTGAACTGCGCCGCTCCCACCGCTCCTTCGCCTTCCCGCTGACCATCGGCTTCATCGCCTGGTACCTGCTGTACGTCCTGCTCTCGAACTACGCGGGCGACTTCATGGGCACCAAGCTCTTCGGCAACATCAATGTCGCCCTGGTGCTCGGTCTCGCCCAGTTCCTCACCACGTTCCTCATCGCCTGGTGGTACTCGCGGCACGCCGCCGCGAACCTCGACCCCAAGGGCGAAGCCATCAAGTCCCGGATGGAGGGCGGCGAATGA
- a CDS encoding cation acetate symporter, translated as MSPQFVLAAGEASEHRPLIISLFAVFVVATLVITVWAGRQTKDAADFYAGGRQFSAFQNGLAVSGDYMSAASFLGIAGAIALFGYDGFLYSIGFLVAWLVALLLVAEPLRNSGKYTMGDVLAYRMRQRPVRTAAGTSTIVVSIFYLLAQMAGAGVLVSLLLGITSDAGKVGIVALVGLLMIVYVTIGGMKGTTWVQMVKAVLLISGTLLITFLVLLKFNFNISDLLGSAATNSGKGSAFLEPGLKYGLTTTSKIDFISLGIALVLGTAGLPHILIRFYTVPNAKAARKSVNWAIGIIGGFYLMTIALGFGAAALISQDEIIASNKAGNTAAPLLALHLGGVDSAWGAILLATISAVAFATILAVVAGLTLASSSSFAHDIYANVIKKGTATEKEEVRAARYATVAIGVVSIGLGALARDLNVAGLVALAFAVAASANLPTILYSLFWKKFTTQGALWSIYGGLTTAVGLVLFSPVVSGKATSMFPDVDFHWFPLENPGIISIPVGFLLGWLGTILSKEEPDTGKYAELEVRSLTGTGAH; from the coding sequence ATGAGCCCCCAGTTCGTTCTCGCGGCCGGTGAAGCCAGCGAGCACCGGCCGCTGATCATCTCCCTGTTCGCGGTGTTCGTCGTGGCGACTCTCGTCATCACCGTCTGGGCGGGCCGCCAGACCAAGGACGCGGCCGACTTCTACGCCGGCGGGCGCCAGTTCAGCGCCTTCCAGAACGGGCTCGCCGTCTCCGGCGACTACATGTCCGCCGCGTCCTTCCTCGGCATCGCCGGCGCGATCGCCCTCTTCGGGTACGACGGCTTCCTCTACTCCATCGGCTTCCTCGTCGCCTGGCTGGTGGCGCTGCTCCTGGTCGCCGAACCGCTGCGGAACTCCGGCAAGTACACGATGGGCGACGTGCTCGCGTACCGGATGCGCCAGCGCCCGGTCCGTACGGCGGCAGGCACCTCCACGATCGTCGTCTCGATCTTCTATCTGCTGGCCCAGATGGCGGGCGCCGGCGTCCTGGTCTCGCTGCTGCTCGGCATCACCAGCGACGCGGGCAAGGTCGGCATCGTCGCGCTCGTCGGCCTGCTGATGATCGTGTACGTGACGATCGGCGGCATGAAGGGCACCACCTGGGTCCAGATGGTCAAGGCCGTCCTGCTCATCAGCGGCACCCTGCTCATCACCTTCCTCGTGCTGCTCAAGTTCAACTTCAACATCTCCGACCTGCTCGGCTCGGCGGCCACCAACAGCGGCAAGGGCTCGGCGTTCCTGGAGCCCGGCCTGAAGTACGGCCTCACGACCACCTCGAAGATCGACTTCATCTCGCTGGGCATCGCACTGGTCCTCGGCACCGCCGGTCTGCCGCACATCCTGATCCGCTTCTACACGGTGCCGAACGCCAAGGCCGCGCGGAAGTCCGTGAACTGGGCGATCGGCATCATCGGCGGCTTCTACCTGATGACCATCGCGCTCGGCTTCGGCGCGGCGGCCCTCATCTCGCAGGACGAGATCATCGCCTCCAACAAGGCGGGCAACACGGCGGCCCCGCTGCTCGCGCTGCACCTCGGCGGAGTCGACTCGGCCTGGGGCGCGATCCTGCTGGCCACCATCTCGGCGGTCGCCTTCGCCACCATCCTCGCGGTCGTCGCGGGTCTGACCCTGGCCTCGTCCTCCTCGTTCGCGCACGACATCTACGCGAACGTCATCAAGAAGGGCACGGCCACCGAGAAGGAAGAGGTCAGGGCCGCCCGCTACGCCACGGTCGCCATCGGTGTCGTCTCCATCGGCCTCGGCGCCCTCGCCCGCGACCTGAACGTCGCCGGTCTGGTCGCGCTCGCGTTCGCGGTCGCCGCCTCCGCCAACCTACCGACGATCCTCTACAGCCTCTTCTGGAAGAAGTTCACGACGCAGGGCGCCCTCTGGTCGATCTACGGCGGTCTCACCACGGCCGTCGGCCTGGTGCTGTTCTCGCCGGTGGTCTCGGGCAAGGCCACGTCGATGTTCCCGGACGTCGACTTCCACTGGTTCCCGCTGGAGAACCCGGGCATCATTTCGATCCCGGTCGGCTTCCTGCTGGGCTGGCTCGGCACCATCCTCTCGAAGGAGGAGCCGGACACCGGCAAGTACGCCGAGCTGGAGGTTCGCTCCCTCACCGGTACCGGAGCGCACTGA
- the moaA gene encoding GTP 3',8-cyclase MoaA: MLIDTYGRVATDLRVSLTDKCNLRCTYCMPEEGLQWLTKSEVLTDDEIVRLIGIAVTGLGITEVRFTGGEPLLRPGLVGIVERVAALEPRPQMSLTTNGIGLKRTAAALKAAGLDRVNVSLDTLRPDAFKTLTRRDRHKDVIDGLEAARDAGLTPVKVNTVLMPGLNENEAPDLLAWAVEHDYELRFIEQMPLDAQHGWKREGMVTAGDILTSLRTRFELTEEGSAERGSAPAERWLVDGGPHRVGVIASVTRPFCSACDRTRLTADGQVRTCLFAREETDLRAALRSDAPDEEIARIWRLAMWGKKAGSGLDDPSFLQPERPMSAIGG; the protein is encoded by the coding sequence GTGCTCATCGACACCTACGGCCGAGTGGCCACCGACCTGCGCGTCTCGCTGACCGACAAGTGCAACCTGCGTTGCACGTACTGCATGCCCGAGGAGGGCCTGCAGTGGCTGACCAAGTCCGAGGTGCTCACGGACGACGAGATCGTCCGCCTCATCGGCATAGCGGTCACCGGCCTCGGCATCACGGAGGTCCGCTTCACTGGCGGCGAGCCCCTGCTGCGCCCCGGCCTCGTCGGCATCGTCGAGCGGGTCGCCGCCCTGGAACCCCGCCCCCAGATGTCCCTGACCACCAACGGCATCGGCCTCAAGCGCACGGCCGCGGCCCTGAAGGCGGCGGGCCTGGACCGGGTGAACGTCTCGCTGGACACCCTGCGCCCCGACGCCTTCAAGACCCTCACCCGCCGTGACCGCCACAAGGACGTCATCGACGGCCTCGAAGCCGCCCGCGACGCCGGCCTGACCCCGGTCAAGGTCAACACGGTCCTGATGCCGGGCCTCAATGAGAACGAGGCCCCGGACCTGCTGGCCTGGGCCGTCGAGCACGACTACGAACTGCGGTTCATCGAGCAGATGCCCCTGGACGCCCAGCACGGCTGGAAGCGCGAGGGCATGGTCACCGCCGGTGACATCCTCACCTCGCTGCGCACCCGCTTCGAGCTCACCGAGGAAGGTAGCGCCGAACGTGGCTCCGCCCCCGCCGAGCGCTGGCTCGTCGACGGCGGCCCGCATCGCGTCGGCGTGATCGCCTCGGTCACCCGCCCGTTCTGCTCGGCCTGCGACCGTACGCGCCTCACGGCCGACGGCCAGGTCCGCACCTGCCTGTTCGCCAGGGAGGAGACCGACCTGCGTGCCGCCCTGCGCTCGGACGCTCCCGACGAGGAGATCGCCCGCATATGGCGGCTCGCGATGTGGGGCAAGAAGGCGGGCTCCGGCCTGGACGATCCGTCGTTCCTCCAGCCGGAGCGGCCGATGTCGGCGATCGGCGGCTAG
- a CDS encoding DUF3099 domain-containing protein, which translates to MRKRSNGQVFRITGARQGLDEDVRGRQRRYVISMSVRTVAVILAATLWNVERHVAFVALVLGVLLPYISVVIANAGRENVPSLPSTFVAAPTRPMIAPPRQEGFADPVPEDVAADPGARLRAEPHDPS; encoded by the coding sequence CTGCGGAAGCGGAGCAACGGCCAGGTCTTCCGGATCACCGGGGCCAGGCAGGGGCTCGACGAGGACGTACGGGGCAGGCAGCGCCGCTATGTCATCTCGATGTCCGTCCGCACGGTCGCCGTGATCCTCGCCGCCACTCTCTGGAACGTCGAGCGCCATGTCGCTTTTGTCGCCCTCGTACTGGGCGTACTCCTGCCGTACATCTCCGTGGTGATCGCCAACGCGGGCCGCGAGAACGTGCCGTCGCTGCCCTCTACTTTCGTCGCCGCCCCCACCCGTCCGATGATCGCGCCGCCGAGGCAGGAGGGTTTCGCGGACCCCGTGCCGGAGGACGTCGCGGCCGACCCCGGGGCGCGGCTGCGGGCCGAACCGCACGACCCGAGCTGA
- a CDS encoding GlsB/YeaQ/YmgE family stress response membrane protein: MGWLWAIIVGFVLGLLAKAILPGKQHSPLWLTTVFGIIGAIVGNAIARGIGIDETRGIDWGRHGLQLAAAVVIVFLGDMAYMAVRGNKQKA; encoded by the coding sequence ATGGGCTGGTTGTGGGCGATCATCGTCGGGTTTGTGCTGGGCCTGCTGGCCAAGGCCATTCTTCCGGGCAAGCAGCACAGCCCTCTCTGGCTGACCACTGTCTTCGGCATCATCGGCGCCATCGTCGGCAACGCGATCGCCCGGGGCATCGGGATCGACGAGACGCGCGGCATCGACTGGGGCCGGCACGGGCTGCAGCTGGCGGCCGCGGTCGTCATCGTCTTCCTGGGAGACATGGCCTACATGGCAGTACGGGGCAACAAGCAGAAAGCCTGA
- the tyrS gene encoding tyrosine--tRNA ligase — MTDIVDELQWRGLIALSTDEDALRKAFADGPVTFYCGFDPTAPSLHLGNLVQILTMRRIQQAGNRPLGLVGGATGLIGDPKPNSERTLNSPEVVAEWVGRLRAQIAPLLDFEGPNAAVMVNNLDWTQGLSAIEFLRDIGKHFRVNKMIAKEAVSRRLNSDAGINYTEFSYQILQGMDFLELFRRHGCTLQTGGSDQWGNLTSGTDLIHRVDPEAVVHALGTPLITKADGTKFGKTESGTIWLDAEMTTPYAFYQFWLNADDRDVSKFLRIFSFRSHEEIEELEKQTEERPQARAAQRALAEELTTLVHGADQTAAVTAASKALFGQGELAELDERTLAAALSEVPHVQVAELAPVVDLFAEVGLVASKSAARRTVKEGGAYVNNAKVPAEDAVPAKEDLLHGRWLVLRRGKKNLAAVEVTGG, encoded by the coding sequence GTGACGGACATCGTCGACGAACTGCAGTGGCGGGGGCTGATCGCCCTCTCCACTGACGAGGACGCATTGCGCAAGGCGTTCGCGGACGGTCCCGTCACGTTCTATTGCGGCTTCGACCCGACCGCGCCCAGCCTGCATCTCGGCAACCTCGTGCAGATCCTCACGATGCGCCGGATCCAGCAGGCAGGCAACCGCCCGCTGGGCCTGGTCGGCGGCGCCACCGGCCTGATCGGCGACCCGAAGCCGAACTCCGAGCGCACGCTGAACTCCCCCGAGGTCGTCGCCGAGTGGGTGGGGCGGCTGCGCGCGCAGATCGCACCGCTGCTGGACTTCGAGGGTCCGAACGCCGCGGTGATGGTCAACAACCTGGACTGGACCCAGGGCCTGTCGGCCATCGAGTTCCTCCGGGACATCGGCAAGCACTTCCGGGTCAACAAGATGATCGCGAAGGAGGCCGTCTCCCGGCGGCTCAACTCCGACGCGGGCATCAACTACACGGAGTTCAGCTACCAGATCCTGCAGGGGATGGACTTCCTGGAGCTGTTCCGGAGGCACGGCTGCACGCTGCAGACCGGCGGCAGCGACCAGTGGGGCAACCTCACCTCGGGCACCGACCTGATCCACCGGGTCGATCCGGAGGCCGTGGTGCACGCGCTGGGCACCCCGCTGATCACCAAGGCGGACGGCACCAAGTTCGGCAAGACGGAGTCCGGCACGATCTGGCTGGACGCCGAGATGACCACGCCGTACGCGTTCTACCAGTTCTGGCTGAACGCGGACGACCGGGATGTCTCCAAGTTCCTGCGCATCTTCAGCTTCAGGTCCCACGAGGAGATCGAGGAGCTGGAGAAGCAGACCGAGGAGCGCCCCCAGGCCCGCGCCGCACAGCGCGCGCTCGCCGAGGAGCTGACGACTCTGGTGCACGGCGCCGACCAGACGGCCGCCGTGACCGCCGCGTCCAAGGCCCTCTTCGGTCAGGGCGAGCTGGCCGAGCTCGACGAGAGGACACTGGCCGCGGCCCTCTCCGAGGTGCCGCACGTCCAGGTCGCCGAGCTCGCTCCCGTGGTGGACCTCTTCGCGGAGGTCGGCCTGGTGGCCAGCAAGTCGGCCGCGCGCCGCACGGTCAAGGAGGGCGGCGCGTACGTGAACAACGCGAAGGTCCCCGCCGAGGACGCGGTCCCCGCCAAGGAGGACCTGCTGCACGGGCGCTGGCTGGTGCTGCGCCGGGGCAAGAAGAACCTGGCGGCGGTGGAGGTCACGGGGGGCTGA
- a CDS encoding metallopeptidase TldD-related protein — MSTTSRTNKPHEVVERALELSRADGCVVIADEESTANLRWAGNALTTNGVTRGRTLTVIATVDGREGTASGVVSRSAVTADELEPLVRAAEAAARGAGPAEDAQPLVSGVAESPDFTDAPGETSSAVFADFAPALGESFARARAGGRELYGFANHELVTSYLGTSTGLRLRHDQPKGTLELNAKSPDRTRSAWAGRSTRDFKDVDPAALDAELAVRLGWAERRVDLPAGRYETLLPPTAVADLLIYQLWSAAARDAAEGRTVFSKPGGGTRVGEKLTELPLTLRSDPNEPGLECAPFVLAHSSGDDASVFDNGLPLSATDWIREGTLAHLSTTRHSAGLTKLPVAPSIGNLILDGGDDRSLEEMVAATERGLLLTCLWYIREVDPATLLLTGLTRDGVYLVENGQVVGEVNNFRFNESPVDLLGRATEAGRTEKTLPREWSDWFTRAAMPALRIPDFNMSSVSQGV, encoded by the coding sequence ATGAGCACGACGTCTCGTACGAACAAGCCGCACGAGGTTGTCGAGCGCGCCCTCGAACTCTCCCGCGCCGACGGCTGCGTGGTGATCGCCGACGAGGAGTCGACCGCGAACCTGCGCTGGGCGGGCAACGCGCTGACCACGAACGGGGTCACGCGCGGGCGCACGCTCACCGTCATCGCCACCGTCGACGGCCGCGAGGGCACGGCGTCCGGCGTCGTCTCACGCTCGGCCGTGACCGCCGATGAGCTGGAGCCCCTGGTGCGGGCCGCGGAGGCGGCGGCGCGCGGCGCCGGTCCGGCCGAGGACGCCCAGCCGCTCGTCTCGGGCGTGGCGGAGTCCCCCGACTTCACGGACGCGCCCGGTGAGACCTCGTCCGCCGTGTTCGCGGACTTCGCGCCGGCGCTGGGTGAATCGTTCGCCCGCGCGCGGGCGGGTGGCCGCGAGCTGTACGGGTTCGCCAACCACGAGCTCGTGACCAGCTACCTCGGTACGTCGACGGGGCTGCGTCTGCGGCACGACCAGCCCAAGGGGACGCTGGAGCTCAACGCCAAGTCGCCGGACCGTACGCGTTCGGCCTGGGCGGGACGGTCGACCAGGGACTTCAAGGACGTCGATCCGGCAGCGCTGGACGCCGAGCTGGCCGTACGGCTCGGCTGGGCGGAGCGGCGCGTCGACCTGCCGGCGGGGCGCTACGAGACGCTGCTGCCGCCGACCGCCGTCGCGGACCTGCTGATCTACCAGCTGTGGTCGGCGGCGGCCCGGGACGCGGCCGAGGGCCGGACGGTGTTCAGCAAGCCCGGCGGCGGCACCCGCGTCGGCGAGAAGCTCACCGAGCTGCCGCTCACGCTGCGCAGCGACCCGAACGAACCCGGCCTGGAATGCGCCCCCTTCGTCCTCGCGCACTCCTCCGGCGACGACGCGTCCGTGTTCGACAACGGACTGCCGCTCTCCGCGACGGACTGGATCCGCGAGGGCACGCTGGCCCATCTCTCGACCACCCGGCACAGCGCGGGGCTGACCAAGCTCCCGGTGGCGCCGTCGATCGGCAACCTGATCCTGGACGGCGGCGACGACCGCTCCCTGGAGGAGATGGTCGCCGCCACCGAGCGCGGTCTGCTGCTGACCTGCCTCTGGTACATCCGCGAGGTCGACCCGGCGACCCTGCTGCTGACCGGGCTGACCCGGGACGGCGTCTATCTGGTCGAGAACGGCCAGGTCGTCGGTGAGGTCAACAACTTCCGGTTCAACGAGTCGCCGGTGGACCTGCTGGGGCGGGCGACGGAGGCGGGGCGGACCGAAAAGACTTTGCCGCGCGAGTGGAGCGATTGGTTCACTCGAGCTGCGATGCCCGCGCTCCGCATCCCGGACTTCAATATGAGCTCTGTCAGTCAGGGCGTATAA
- a CDS encoding TldD/PmbA family protein, whose amino-acid sequence MPHSIDEAFTALPLRALADAALARARALGADHADFRFERVRSAAWRLRDAKPAGSSDTTDLGYAVRVVHGGTWGFASGVDLTMDAAAKVASQAVAMAKLSAQVIKAAGSDERVELAGEPVHAEKTWISSYEIDPFSVPAEEKAGLLAEWSARLLAADGVSHVDASLLTVHENKFYADTAGTVTTQQRVRLHPQLNAVAVDESSGEFDSMRTIAPPVGRGWEYLTGTGWDWESELEQIPELLAEKMRAPSVEAGLYDLVVDPSNLWLTIHESIGHATELDRALGYEAAYAGTSFATFDQLGKLRYGSELMNVTGDRTAEHGLATIGYDDEGVAGQSWDLVKDGTLVGYQLDRRIAKLTGFDRSNGCAYADSPGHVPVQRMANVSLQPDPAGLSTEDLIGSVDRGVYVVGDRSWSIDMQRYNFQFTGQRFFRIENGRITGQLRDVAYQATTTDFWGSMAAVGGPQTYVLGGAFNCGKAQPGQVAAVSHGCPSALFKGVNILNTTQEAGR is encoded by the coding sequence GTGCCTCATTCCATCGACGAAGCCTTCACGGCACTACCGCTGCGCGCCCTGGCCGATGCCGCGCTCGCGCGGGCCCGTGCCCTGGGCGCCGATCACGCCGACTTCCGGTTCGAGCGGGTGCGCAGCGCGGCGTGGCGGCTGCGGGACGCCAAGCCCGCCGGGTCCTCGGACACTACGGACCTCGGGTACGCGGTGCGGGTGGTGCACGGCGGGACCTGGGGGTTCGCGTCCGGGGTCGATCTGACGATGGACGCGGCCGCGAAGGTCGCGTCTCAGGCCGTGGCGATGGCGAAGCTGTCGGCCCAGGTGATCAAGGCGGCCGGGTCCGACGAGCGGGTCGAGCTGGCGGGTGAGCCGGTGCACGCCGAGAAGACGTGGATCTCCTCGTACGAGATCGACCCCTTCTCCGTACCGGCCGAGGAGAAGGCCGGACTGCTCGCGGAGTGGAGCGCGCGGCTGCTCGCGGCCGACGGCGTGAGCCATGTCGACGCCTCGCTGCTGACCGTGCACGAGAACAAGTTCTACGCCGACACCGCCGGGACCGTGACCACACAGCAGCGCGTACGGCTGCACCCGCAGCTGAACGCCGTCGCCGTCGACGAGTCCAGCGGCGAGTTCGACTCGATGCGGACCATCGCGCCGCCGGTCGGGCGTGGCTGGGAGTACCTGACGGGCACCGGCTGGGACTGGGAGTCCGAGCTGGAACAGATCCCGGAGCTGCTCGCCGAGAAGATGCGCGCGCCGAGCGTGGAGGCGGGGCTGTACGACCTCGTCGTCGACCCGTCCAACCTGTGGCTGACCATCCACGAGTCCATCGGGCACGCCACCGAGCTGGACCGGGCGCTCGGCTACGAAGCGGCGTACGCCGGGACCTCCTTCGCCACCTTCGACCAGCTGGGCAAGCTGCGGTACGGCTCCGAGCTGATGAACGTCACCGGTGACCGGACCGCCGAGCACGGGCTCGCGACCATCGGGTACGACGACGAGGGGGTGGCGGGCCAGTCCTGGGATCTGGTGAAGGACGGGACCCTCGTCGGCTATCAGCTCGACCGGCGCATCGCGAAGCTCACCGGGTTCGACCGCTCCAACGGGTGCGCGTACGCCGACTCCCCCGGCCATGTGCCCGTGCAGCGCATGGCGAACGTGTCGCTCCAGCCGGATCCCGCGGGGCTCTCGACCGAGGATCTGATCGGGAGTGTGGACCGGGGCGTGTACGTCGTCGGTGACCGGTCCTGGAGCATCGACATGCAGCGCTACAACTTCCAGTTCACCGGGCAGCGGTTCTTCAGGATCGAGAACGGCCGGATCACCGGCCAGCTGCGCGATGTCGCGTACCAGGCGACGACCACCGACTTCTGGGGCTCGATGGCCGCAGTGGGCGGCCCGCAGACGTACGTCCTGGGCGGCGCCTTCAACTGCGGCAAGGCCCAGCCGGGTCAGGTCGCGGCGGTCTCGCACGGCTGCCCGTCGGCCCTCTTCAAGGGCGTCAACATTCTGAACACCACGCAGGAGGCCGGTCGATGA